GGCATCGTTCGCTATGTGGAGAATTTAGAAGCAGGTTTAGCTGAACTAAACGCCTTGGAGGAAGAGGTATCCCCATGCAACTGGGAAGCGCGCAACTTGATTACGACGGGAAAGGTTATTATTCAGTCCGCATTGTGGCGAGAAGAGAGCCGCGGAGGTCATTACCGTAGAGACTTTCCAGCTTCGCTAGATGAATGGAAGAAAAAACATTACTTTGTCACGTTGGGAGAAGCGAAATGAATCGATTACAGATGGACCCCATCATCCACACAGCCCTCATAGAAGATCTAGGCGCAGGAGATGTTACAACCGATGCACTCGCATCAGAAACAGAGCAAAGCAAGGTGACGCTATTGGTTAAACAAAGCGGTGTAGTTGCCGGTATGCCTGTTGCTAAGCGTACTTTTCAACTTTTGGATGATAATGTGATCTTTACCCCACTTTGTACGGATGGCGATCAAGTAGAGGCAGGCACCCCTATTGCTCACATCAGCGGAACAACGCGAGCGCTGTTAAGTGGAGAGCGCGTGGCGCTCAATTTCATGCAACGGATGAGTGGCATTGCCTCTGAAACAAGAAAGATTGTTGATCTGGTAGAGGGATTAGGGTGTGCTGTTTTGGATACACGTAAAACAACTCCTGGTTTACGTCCCTTTGAGAAATATGCAGTCCGTATGGGCGGTGGTGTGAATCATCGCTATGGACTAAGCCATGGAGCGATGCTAAAAGATAATCATATCGCAATGGCGGGTAGTATTGCTGAAGCGGTACATCGTGTGCGCGCTAGAAATGGTCATATGGTGAATATCGAAGTAGAGGCAGACACATTGGAACAAGTAAAGGAGATCGTCAACTT
This sequence is a window from Mechercharimyces sp. CAU 1602. Protein-coding genes within it:
- the nadC gene encoding carboxylating nicotinate-nucleotide diphosphorylase; its protein translation is MNRLQMDPIIHTALIEDLGAGDVTTDALASETEQSKVTLLVKQSGVVAGMPVAKRTFQLLDDNVIFTPLCTDGDQVEAGTPIAHISGTTRALLSGERVALNFMQRMSGIASETRKIVDLVEGLGCAVLDTRKTTPGLRPFEKYAVRMGGGVNHRYGLSHGAMLKDNHIAMAGSIAEAVHRVRARNGHMVNIEVEADTLEQVKEIVNLEVDAILLDNMDIATLKEAVTWIDGRVWTEASGGLTPETVRAVAQTGVDAISLGWLTHSAPALDISLDWGTS